The Yamadazyma tenuis chromosome 2, complete sequence sequence CTGTCCCACCACTTCCCATGGTACCAAACTACCCAGTTCAGCCACCGATTTTAAGTTCTCATGACCTTCAAAGGTTAACACCTGAACAATTACAGCAATACAACTATCTGCATCAGGCTTACCAGTATCAATTGAGCCATTGGATGTCTTACCAACAAGCTGGAGTGTCACAGCAATACCTTAGGCCAGAGCCCAATAAGGAAAAGTATTCCACGgaatttgaaaagaaggaggCATGGGAGAAACGCCAACCTAGTATGGGTGAAGAGGCTGAAAAATTGGTTGACGACATATTTGGGTCTAAATCTCGATCTCCCActgatgttcttcaaattcagCAAAAGACTTCTCAAAGTATTAAGTCCGAACCTGCCGGTGGATATTTGGAAAGcgaggatgaagaagatgtgAATGTCATAATCAAGCCCGCCAAGGTAAGGTTGAGTAAGAGTAACAATTCGTCAGAGTTGAGTCTTAGTAAGGCAAAACCAGAGCCCAGTATCGAAGTTGTATCCGATACAAAGACCGACCAGCTTCTTCCCACCGATTTAAAGCTTCTTCGCAAGGACAActttgagaagaaggaggTTGCAGAAACTCGCTACGAGGCCCGTGAAGATCTCCCAGTGCTGAATAGCACGACAGGAGCCTTTCCTAAAGGAGAGCCCATGATAAAGGATAACAGAGTCTCTGCGAGTAGCAATTATCTTTCGCAGCCACTAGTGTCAAATCCTGTCCAATACCCGAGTTCTACTATGATCCGCTCAGGTTCAGGTAAAAATTTGAACCCATTTCCAGTGAATCCTCGTTCTGTTTCAGAAGCCAACTTTTCTACAGATGGTGCCTCCGATTCCAAGAAGTTTACTAATCCTTGGGGTGACTACAGAAGTACGCAGCATTTGCCTAAAGCGTCCCAATTACTGCAACAAGTAAATTCCCTTTCCATCAGTGACAACCGAGGCGATTCTTCTACACCCAAAAAGCCTTCTACCGAAGAGCCGAACCTAATAAACTTGGAGATTGGCCTTGACTCCGAATCTTCATTGTCCACTCCAATTATGACAAGTACATTTCTCAACCCACTCAGCGACTCGTTGATTGACTTGGATTTAGATGACAAGTTCCAGAAACCGTCCGACCGCCCTcacttcaagaagaaagtgcCCAGTATCTCCAACCCGTCTGACTTCAGAGTACAAGAAGAGGTTATAGACTGGGCTTCAGACGATGAGGACCCAGAGCAGATGAACCGATTGGCCATTCGCagctctttgaagaagctggcCCGAAGGTCAGGAGAGCACAAGCGGTCAGAGAGCACGTCAGGAGAAAGCAAGAAAAGGTTGTCACGCTTGATCCAAAACTCATAGACGCACTCTACATATACACTCAATATAGATACTCCAGATTACTAAGATGCGcatctcttcaaatttttTTCGTGCTTGATACATGAGTGAAGCAGCTGTAAAGAAGTTGCTTGCCAACTTGCTCCTCTTGGCGCCTGTCAAGAAGTTCGAGACAATAGATATTCCTGAAGACATCCAATCTGCCTACAATCCAATTTTGCACATAGCCAAAGGTAGATCTTCAGAGCTCATTCGTGGTAATGAGTATGATCCAATATTATATGGAGACACCGTAAAACAACAGTTGAGCTTGTTTCCTAGTTCTGATCTTAGCCACGTGCTAAGAGAATATACGGACCAGTTGTTTGATTCGTTTCAGGCCAAATTTGGTTCCTTAGCAGATGTTCATTTACAAGTGATAGCCATTGCTTTTCTCCAGACGTTCATCCAACTCAATTTTACCGGACCCAGCGTTGGATTCACACAGGCAGTGTTATTTCCAGACGTAGATGAGCACTTGGTGCAGTTCGAggccttgaagttgttgtcaTTAGAAGGCCAAACTCCGTACGACTTGAGTGTTGATCCGGTGTTCTTCATCATTTCGTGCTTGATATTTGAAAGACTCACAAATGTCAGCGAAAACCAGTCTTTGGTGGGTCTGTCTACCAATGTTAATATTGAAGACTGTAGTGCTTCCACTAATGCATTGAAAGAGGCTAACAAATCCAACCCTATAATTGCAAGTGCTTTGTGGTGGAGGTCCAGAGCGTTACAAGTGCAAACATCTTTGTTTTCGGAACCTTCTAGCACGATTCCTTCCATTTGCACGCTACTCATCACTCCAGACATCGTAAACACTGTCATTTCCAGTGAAGACAATGAACCACATTTGCAAAAGTACTTACAGATCATTTACTACCTCGAAAATGCCAGGTTGAATATTCATAGTCAAACCGAGTCTCTTGCAATTCCCTTACTTGGGCAAGTGAGAAAGATTTCGGACCTTGCATTAGTGTTGACGGGAGCCAGAGCCAAGAGAACCAAGTATCAAAAGTTCCATACGGCGAATCTCATTTTACTTGCAAAGAGTCAATCCACCGACTTCTATGAACCTGAACACAATCAGGACGATGCCCCAGAAAGCCATGATTTGAATTCCGATCTCTTGTTGGAAAGGCCTCACTTTGAGTCTCTTgaggacttggaaatgCCAGATCAGCCTGACACCAAGAGAATCAAATTTGACCCTGGTGAGCCTGAACAAGACCACAACGTGGAAAAGTTACTTCCTATTGCCCCAAAGCAGGAAGATATACCCGTATCATTGAAGGGTATAGATCCAAATAATCAACCTCCGTTGAATGAGTTGGATAACATTCAGTTATTGTTGAGGTTGACTACCATTAGGCAGACGACCCCTTCTGGAAACTCTCTAGTGGAGGAAGAACTTCTTGCTCTCGTGAGTAGAATCTTATACATGGACTCAAAACAGGTGAACTGGTCGATTTTCTCCAGGGCCTTATGGGAAAGATCTTTGTTAGAGACGGGGAAGGCAAAGACAATCGAAAGAGGTATCCTTCAGATGACTTCTTTAATCGAGGAAATTGGTATCAAGATT is a genomic window containing:
- the AKL1 gene encoding Ark- serine/threonine protein kinase (EggNog:ENOG503NW5N; COG:T), producing MEPLKKLPEGTKMTVGSHKITILSYLSEGGFAHIYKVQMSPKEDDSDIACLKRVIVPDKSGLDQLRKEVDVMKKLRLSRCVVRYFDSHAERLESGAYQVLVLMELCPHGSLLDYMNAKIKTKLTESEILSIMFDISIGVYEMHRSKMIHRDIKIENVLINAHHRFKLGDFGSTSSPLMPPTNQQEFQALAHDITYQTTPQYRSPEMIDLYRNLPIDEKSDIWALGCFLYKLCYYTTPFEANGDIAILHASFQFPPAPVYSGDLKNLIIIMLQENPFFRPNIVQVIKLVCKMTNADFKTLKIQDIYKVGSYDFQALHDYQQKKQKDLLQQQQDYFEQQKKLQQQQIQPQPQPQAESLAPSAYEKDFIDPEVSESDDSSTEGLDTTLGDLADLEDVEQRYPSLENIIVENDAPKSGTGSIKSAGPKDSKIEKSAVPPLPMVPNYPVQPPILSSHDLQRLTPEQLQQYNYSHQAYQYQLSHWMSYQQAGVSQQYLRPEPNKEKYSTEFEKKEAWEKRQPSMGEEAEKLVDDIFGSKSRSPTDVLQIQQKTSQSIKSEPAGGYLESEDEEDVNVIIKPAKVRLSKSNNSSELSLSKAKPEPSIEVVSDTKTDQLLPTDLKLLRKDNFEKKEVAETRYEAREDLPVSNSTTGAFPKGEPMIKDNRVSASSNYLSQPLVSNPVQYPSSTMIRSGSGKNLNPFPVNPRSVSEANFSTDGASDSKKFTNPWGDYRSTQHLPKASQLSQQVNSLSISDNRGDSSTPKKPSTEEPNLINLEIGLDSESSLSTPIMTSTFLNPLSDSLIDLDLDDKFQKPSDRPHFKKKVPSISNPSDFRVQEEVIDWASDDEDPEQMNRLAIRSSLKKSARRSGEHKRSESTSGESKKRLSRLIQNS
- a CDS encoding uncharacterized protein (EggNog:ENOG503NU02; COG:S; BUSCO:EOG09260UXC); the protein is MSEAAVKKLLANLLLLAPVKKFETIDIPEDIQSAYNPILHIAKGRSSELIRGNEYDPILYGDTVKQQLSLFPSSDLSHVLREYTDQLFDSFQAKFGSLADVHLQVIAIAFLQTFIQLNFTGPSVGFTQAVLFPDVDEHLVQFEALKLLSLEGQTPYDLSVDPVFFIISCLIFERLTNVSENQSLVGSSTNVNIEDCSASTNALKEANKSNPIIASALWWRSRALQVQTSLFSEPSSTIPSICTLLITPDIVNTVISSEDNEPHLQKYLQIIYYLENARLNIHSQTESLAIPLLGQVRKISDLALVLTGARAKRTKYQKFHTANLILLAKSQSTDFYEPEHNQDDAPESHDLNSDLLLERPHFESLEDLEMPDQPDTKRIKFDPGEPEQDHNVEKLLPIAPKQEDIPVSLKGIDPNNQPPLNELDNIQLLLRLTTIRQTTPSGNSLVEEELLALVSRILYMDSKQVNWSIFSRALWERSLLETGKAKTIERGILQMTSLIEEIGIKIKTRIIPQAQEEASLDDSSPAASRLRFIHQMTLMPQWSMDMKLAEKYMSIGVIRSALEIFERLQLSCETALCYAAVEQEQEAKRILLERIRLHPEDARAVSILGDITQDPELWEKAWEIGKYHKAKASLSHYYYSPPQSTGLSKNLNLAIIHMNHALQVNPLSYENWFFYGCCGLESEQYELAAEAFTRCVSLDDVNSHAWSNLATSLLKQEKTRPAFNALKKAVRAANETKRSRSWKIYENYLIVALKLHEWNDVLIATRELVDIKGGSEGEGSIDIPIVEKLVEILVSTEYPTEEDGRLTHFQTSCIDLICNIIPKVITTSSRCWRIVARVELWRKRPWASLDCHEKAYRAVTGNPDLETSEQVWNEAVDACADLTAAYESLGQMAGKHNAGDLVCKDWKYKAKQSIRSLMSKGKDTWEDSDGWYRLQDLKEEFSN